In the genome of Spirochaetia bacterium, one region contains:
- a CDS encoding GntR family transcriptional regulator, with protein sequence MNRIRATVPSYMKIAIDIAHSISDGQYREGDLLHIRTALVGKYGVSAETVRRAINILGDVGVVDIRKNFGVYVLSEKKALQFMLDMGDFGTLTSLVDSLQKKMKAAIDNITSMQDTLIDLTTRIGHYSKLSSISPRKLQLSSACLYLGKTIADIQLWQHTGATIIAIQHGNGLTLSPGPSYRFVIDDILYYVESPDKKECIVSYLGLASPTEGTDSQS encoded by the coding sequence TTGAACAGAATCAGGGCCACGGTTCCCAGTTATATGAAGATTGCAATTGATATTGCCCATTCCATCAGTGACGGGCAATATAGGGAAGGTGACTTGCTCCATATCCGTACGGCTTTAGTCGGTAAATACGGTGTTTCTGCGGAAACAGTCAGAAGAGCGATCAACATTCTCGGTGATGTCGGTGTCGTAGACATCAGAAAGAACTTCGGCGTATATGTCCTTTCGGAAAAGAAAGCATTGCAGTTCATGCTGGACATGGGAGACTTCGGCACTTTGACCAGTCTGGTAGACTCTCTCCAGAAAAAAATGAAAGCCGCAATTGATAATATAACCAGCATGCAGGATACATTGATTGACTTGACGACAAGAATCGGCCATTACAGCAAGCTGTCTTCGATCTCTCCCCGGAAACTCCAGTTGTCTTCGGCCTGTCTGTACTTGGGAAAAACCATTGCAGACATCCAGCTTTGGCAGCATACAGGCGCTACAATCATAGCCATCCAGCATGGAAACGGCCTGACCTTATCTCCAGGTCCTTCCTACAGGTTTGTTATCGACGATATCTTGTACTATGTCGAAAGCCCGGATAAGAAAGAATGTATTGTTTCCTATCTGGGCCTGGCATCTCCAACTGAAGGAACCGACAGTCAATCGTAA
- a CDS encoding alpha/beta hydrolase — protein MYRKYIEPVYGEPSFEVNIPQPQQIDLVCPASWRKRNNLESVAELTELMKKCHCYLDLMTIDTTDLLIEGNGTMIPIRIYHPKGKGPFPIMIFFHGGEWCMNNLDVYDYVPRFFANFGKIVVIAVEYRLAPEFPFPIGLEDSYASIQWVVKHAENFSGNINSVTLCGDSSGGNFVAALCLLARDRNGPKIHKQILIYPVTSFYFDNIVTSENRYGKGGYFLLYSSARDENFSFYLKNKKEKFNCYASPLLAKNLKGLPSACIISAECDPLLDHALFYAAKLEDSGVTVDYHLFLGMIHGFINRTYQKTFEALQLICESVPR, from the coding sequence ATGTATAGGAAATACATTGAACCTGTTTATGGTGAACCATCATTTGAGGTTAATATTCCGCAACCTCAGCAGATTGATTTAGTTTGTCCTGCTTCTTGGCGCAAGCGAAATAACTTAGAGTCTGTTGCTGAATTGACAGAATTGATGAAAAAATGTCATTGTTATCTTGATTTAATGACCATTGATACAACAGATTTGCTTATTGAAGGTAATGGTACAATGATCCCTATACGAATCTATCATCCTAAAGGTAAAGGCCCTTTTCCTATTATGATTTTCTTTCATGGAGGAGAATGGTGCATGAATAACCTTGACGTATATGATTATGTGCCAAGATTCTTTGCAAATTTTGGAAAGATTGTCGTTATTGCTGTAGAATATAGATTGGCACCAGAATTTCCTTTTCCTATAGGTCTTGAAGATTCTTATGCTTCTATACAATGGGTAGTAAAGCATGCTGAAAATTTTTCAGGAAATATTAATAGCGTTACATTATGTGGAGATAGTTCTGGTGGAAATTTCGTAGCTGCTCTTTGTTTGCTTGCCCGTGATCGAAATGGACCTAAAATTCATAAACAAATTTTAATTTATCCAGTAACTAGTTTTTATTTTGATAATATAGTTACGTCTGAGAATCGATATGGTAAAGGAGGATATTTTTTGCTTTATTCAAGTGCAAGAGATGAGAATTTTTCTTTTTATTTAAAAAATAAAAAAGAAAAATTTAATTGCTACGCTTCTCCTCTTCTTGCAAAAAATCTAAAGGGCTTGCCATCTGCATGTATTATTTCAGCAGAATGTGACCCTTTGCTTGATCATGCATTATTTTATGCAGCAAAGCTTGAAGATTCTGGTGTTACCGTTGATTACCATTTGTTTTTAGGAATGATCCATGGGTTTATTAATCGGACATATCAAAAAACATTCGAAGCTCTTCAGTTAATTTGTGAAAGTGTTCCACGTTGA